In Arcobacter lacus, a single genomic region encodes these proteins:
- the metE gene encoding 5-methyltetrahydropteroyltriglutamate--homocysteine S-methyltransferase, producing the protein MSKNYVIGFPRIGEKRELKKVLEQYWSKQTDFNEVKYVAEQLRKRHWNYQKEAKIDFIASNDFSYYDNMLDTTILLGAIPQRFQNLKDEELYFAMARGNETSVAMEMTKWFNTNYHYIVPEISKDTKFTLNSKKVIEEYKEALELGIKTKINLIGAITYLGLSKSIDNSDIFAHINNVVEVYKELLLEISKLNDEIVVEFAEPLFVKDLDTKVLSLIKPVYDALTNVAPNIKIVVTTYFEHSNEATKILVNTPIWALGLDFIHGNKNLETLELIKNSNKVLIAGVIDGRNIWKSNFEDKVALLNKISNVVSKENIIVGTSCSLLHVPFTLNYEEKLDSEIKSWLAFAVEKLKELSLVTKQFFDLKLSLEDTATIKRNVEENKQRKISSKIHNKVVQDEIKNLKVFERADKFQDRIKVQREFFKYDALTTTTIGSFPQTPEIRENRKQYKANAISKEQYVAEIKKYIDDCVAFQDEIGLDVLVHGEPERNDMVEYFGELMEGFAFTQNAWVQSYGSRCVKPPLIFGDVSRPNPMTVEWIKYAQSKTKKVMKGMLTGPVTILNWSFVRDDIPRNEVTKQIALAINKEVDDLQNAGIKMIQVDEAAFKEGYPLRIENIKAYENWAVENFRLSVSCAKADTQIHTHMCYSEFNDIIKTIEAMDADVISIETARSGNRLLKIFKEVAYKQEIGPGIYDIHSPRVPSVEEMVNQIKALIEVLPKEQLWINPDCGLKTRKWPEVKQSLINLVEAVKIVKNSN; encoded by the coding sequence ATGTCAAAAAATTATGTAATAGGATTTCCAAGAATTGGAGAAAAAAGAGAATTAAAAAAAGTTTTAGAACAATATTGGTCTAAACAAACAGATTTCAATGAAGTTAAATATGTTGCAGAACAATTAAGAAAAAGACACTGGAATTATCAAAAAGAGGCAAAAATAGATTTTATTGCATCAAATGATTTTTCATATTATGACAATATGTTAGATACTACTATTTTATTAGGAGCAATTCCTCAAAGATTCCAAAACTTAAAAGATGAAGAGTTATATTTTGCAATGGCTAGAGGAAATGAAACTAGTGTTGCTATGGAAATGACTAAATGGTTTAATACAAACTATCACTATATCGTTCCAGAAATTTCAAAAGATACAAAATTTACTCTAAATTCAAAAAAAGTAATTGAAGAGTATAAAGAAGCTTTAGAGTTAGGAATAAAAACAAAAATCAATCTTATTGGTGCAATCACTTACCTTGGACTTTCAAAAAGTATAGATAATAGTGATATTTTTGCACATATAAATAATGTAGTAGAAGTTTATAAAGAACTTTTATTAGAAATTTCTAAACTTAATGATGAAATTGTTGTTGAATTTGCTGAACCTTTATTTGTAAAAGATTTAGACACTAAAGTTTTATCTTTAATCAAACCTGTTTATGATGCTTTAACAAATGTTGCACCAAATATCAAAATTGTTGTAACAACATATTTTGAACACTCAAATGAAGCTACAAAAATTTTGGTTAATACTCCAATTTGGGCATTAGGTTTAGATTTTATTCATGGAAATAAAAATCTTGAAACTTTAGAACTTATCAAAAACTCAAATAAAGTTTTAATTGCTGGAGTTATTGATGGAAGAAATATTTGGAAAAGTAATTTTGAAGATAAAGTAGCTTTACTAAATAAAATTTCAAATGTTGTTTCTAAAGAAAATATTATTGTAGGAACTTCTTGCTCTTTATTACACGTTCCATTTACTTTAAATTATGAAGAAAAATTAGATTCTGAAATCAAATCTTGGTTAGCTTTTGCAGTAGAAAAATTAAAAGAGTTATCACTTGTAACAAAACAATTTTTTGATTTAAAACTATCTTTAGAAGATACTGCAACTATTAAAAGAAATGTTGAAGAAAATAAACAAAGAAAAATATCTTCAAAAATTCATAATAAAGTAGTTCAAGACGAAATCAAAAATTTAAAAGTATTTGAAAGAGCTGATAAATTCCAAGATAGAATAAAAGTTCAAAGAGAATTTTTTAAATATGATGCACTTACAACTACAACTATTGGTTCATTTCCTCAAACACCTGAAATTAGAGAAAATAGAAAACAATATAAAGCAAATGCTATTTCAAAAGAGCAATATGTTGCAGAAATCAAAAAATATATTGATGATTGTGTAGCTTTCCAAGATGAAATCGGACTTGATGTTTTAGTTCATGGAGAACCAGAGAGAAATGATATGGTTGAATATTTTGGTGAATTAATGGAAGGTTTTGCATTTACTCAAAATGCTTGGGTTCAATCATATGGAAGTAGATGCGTAAAACCACCTTTAATTTTTGGAGATGTTTCAAGACCAAATCCAATGACTGTTGAGTGGATTAAATATGCTCAAAGTAAAACTAAAAAAGTTATGAAAGGTATGTTAACTGGACCTGTTACAATTTTAAATTGGTCATTTGTAAGAGATGATATTCCAAGAAATGAAGTAACAAAACAAATCGCACTTGCAATTAATAAAGAAGTTGATGATTTACAAAATGCTGGAATTAAAATGATTCAAGTTGATGAAGCAGCGTTTAAAGAAGGATATCCTTTAAGAATTGAAAATATAAAAGCTTATGAAAACTGGGCAGTTGAAAACTTCCGTCTAAGTGTTAGTTGTGCAAAAGCTGATACTCAAATTCATACACATATGTGTTATAGTGAATTTAATGATATTATAAAAACTATCGAAGCAATGGATGCAGATGTAATTTCAATCGAAACTGCAAGAAGTGGAAATAGACTTTTAAAAATCTTTAAAGAAGTTGCATATAAACAAGAAATTGGACCTGGAATTTATGATATTCATAGCCCAAGAGTTCCAAGTGTTGAAGAAATGGTAAATCAAATTAAAGCATTAATTGAAGTTTTACCAAAAGAACAATTATGGATAAATCCAGATTGTGGACTAAAAACTAGAAAATGGCCAGAAGTAAAACAAAGTTTAATAAACTTAGTTGAAGCTGTAAAAATTGTAAAAAATTCTAACTAG
- the trmD gene encoding tRNA (guanosine(37)-N1)-methyltransferase TrmD → MKFTFVTLFPSLIEPYFQDSILKRAIESNFISYEFYNPRDFTTNKHKKVDDEMVGGGAGMLLSCQPLFDCLDEIKNKNKDAYIIFPLAAAKPFKQNDAKRLAKKKNIVFVSGRYEGIDERVIEKYANEVFSIGEYILTGGELASTVMADAISRNIENVLGNADSLEVESYENNLLEAPSFTKPENYQNLSVIKEYLKGNHIKILDLKKNLSICKTKYFRPGLVTNKKFK, encoded by the coding sequence TTGAAATTTACATTTGTAACACTTTTCCCTAGTTTAATCGAACCTTATTTTCAAGACTCTATTTTAAAAAGAGCTATTGAATCTAACTTTATTAGTTATGAGTTTTACAATCCTAGAGATTTTACAACTAATAAACATAAAAAAGTTGATGATGAAATGGTAGGTGGTGGAGCAGGAATGCTTCTATCTTGCCAACCTTTATTTGACTGTTTAGATGAAATAAAAAACAAAAATAAAGATGCTTATATAATTTTTCCTTTAGCTGCAGCAAAACCTTTTAAACAAAATGATGCAAAAAGATTAGCAAAGAAAAAAAATATAGTATTTGTAAGTGGAAGATATGAAGGAATTGATGAAAGAGTTATAGAAAAGTATGCTAATGAAGTTTTTAGTATTGGAGAATACATACTAACAGGAGGAGAATTAGCTTCAACTGTTATGGCAGATGCAATTTCAAGAAATATTGAAAATGTTTTAGGAAATGCTGATTCTTTAGAAGTTGAAAGTTATGAAAACAACCTTCTAGAAGCACCTTCTTTTACAAAACCTGAAAATTACCAAAATTTAAGTGTCATTAAAGAATATTTAAAGGGAAATCATATTAAAATTCTCGACCTAAAAAAAAACCTGTCTATTTGCAAAACAAAATACTTTAGACCAGGTTTAGTTACAAACAAAAAATTTAAATAA
- the rplS gene encoding 50S ribosomal protein L19: MKNRYIASFEAAQIAEKQIPQFRSGDTVRIGVEIKEGEKKRIQTFEGIIIGRSGNGVDATFTIRKLGANSIGVERIFPLYSESLKSFEVIRRGRVRRAKLNFLRGLKGKAARIKELKR, translated from the coding sequence ATGAAAAATAGATATATTGCAAGCTTTGAAGCAGCGCAAATTGCAGAAAAACAAATTCCTCAATTCAGATCAGGTGATACTGTAAGAATCGGTGTTGAAATTAAAGAAGGTGAGAAAAAAAGAATTCAAACTTTCGAAGGTATTATCATTGGAAGAAGTGGTAATGGTGTAGATGCTACTTTCACAATTAGAAAGCTTGGTGCTAACTCTATTGGTGTTGAAAGAATTTTCCCATTATATTCTGAATCTTTAAAATCTTTTGAAGTAATCAGAAGAGGAAGAGTAAGAAGAGCTAAACTTAACTTCTTAAGAGGATTAAAAGGTAAAGCTGCAAGAATTAAAGAGTTAAAAAGATAA
- a CDS encoding DedA family protein — protein sequence MLSSIINFIVETVSSLGYFGIFIMMFLESSFFPFPSEVVMIPAGYLASKGEMNIYLVLLFGILGSLAGALFNYYFAIKLGRAFLLRYGKYILISEETILKMEEFFKNHGHISTFSGRLIPGVRQYISLPAGLAKMNIFVFSLYTSLGAGIWVLILTILGYFLGNNQALVKEYLHIIVIVILILLAIFAYFYYRRVKKTKG from the coding sequence TTGTTATCGAGTATAATTAATTTTATTGTTGAAACTGTTAGTAGCTTAGGTTACTTTGGAATTTTTATAATGATGTTTTTAGAAAGTTCTTTTTTCCCATTTCCTTCAGAAGTTGTGATGATACCTGCTGGTTATTTAGCTTCAAAAGGTGAAATGAATATCTATCTAGTTTTATTATTTGGAATATTAGGTTCGCTTGCAGGTGCGTTATTTAACTACTATTTTGCCATAAAACTTGGACGAGCATTTTTATTAAGATATGGAAAATATATTTTAATAAGTGAAGAGACTATTTTAAAAATGGAAGAATTTTTTAAAAATCATGGACATATTTCAACATTCTCAGGAAGATTAATTCCTGGCGTTAGACAATATATTTCACTCCCTGCAGGTTTGGCAAAAATGAATATTTTTGTATTTAGTTTATATACAAGTTTAGGTGCAGGAATTTGGGTATTGATTTTGACAATTTTAGGATATTTTTTAGGGAATAATCAAGCTTTAGTAAAAGAGTATTTGCATATAATTGTTATAGTAATTCTAATTTTATTAGCAATATTTGCCTATTTTTATTATAGAAGAGTTAAAAAAACAAAAGGATAG
- a CDS encoding aminotransferase-like domain-containing protein codes for MSIKRSFIREILEAIDEKTISFAGGLPSENLFPTQDLKEATLKILDNPKVYQYTVSNGINELREQIALRYTKEGFPTTKDNILITTGSQQAMYILAKFFENKDITIEEPSYLGAMNIFRLNNLKMKGVKLENDGVNIQEFEKSFKNTKLAYLIPDFQNPSATTYSLEKRDEIVKIVEKNDGYLIEDSPYSELFFDKKMPYISAKLPKNSFHLGSFSKTLVPSYRIGWIRADEKLIQSIMIIKESIDLHSSGFSQYILAEYLKDEAKYEKHLQEIRDDYNKKASYFSEQLNLIMPEFKHEKPKGGMFLYGTFGQGVDTFALVQECLKKKVVYVPGNQFYIDKIPNGEIRFNYTHSNFEQIEKGIKLIKSCL; via the coding sequence ATGAGTATCAAAAGATCATTTATTAGAGAAATCCTAGAAGCAATCGATGAAAAAACTATTTCATTTGCTGGTGGACTTCCAAGTGAAAATCTATTTCCAACACAAGATTTAAAAGAAGCAACATTAAAAATACTAGATAATCCAAAGGTTTATCAATACACAGTTAGTAATGGAATAAATGAATTAAGAGAACAAATTGCACTAAGATATACTAAAGAAGGCTTTCCAACAACTAAAGATAATATTTTGATAACAACAGGAAGCCAACAAGCCATGTATATTTTGGCAAAGTTTTTTGAAAATAAAGATATTACTATTGAAGAACCATCATATTTAGGAGCTATGAATATTTTTAGACTAAATAATCTAAAAATGAAAGGTGTTAAACTTGAAAATGATGGAGTAAATATTCAAGAATTTGAAAAAAGTTTTAAAAATACAAAATTAGCATATCTAATTCCAGATTTTCAAAACCCAAGTGCAACAACTTATAGTTTAGAAAAAAGAGATGAAATTGTAAAAATAGTAGAAAAAAATGATGGATATTTGATAGAAGATAGTCCTTATAGTGAACTATTTTTTGATAAAAAAATGCCTTATATCAGTGCAAAATTACCAAAAAATTCTTTTCATTTAGGAAGTTTTTCTAAAACTTTAGTTCCAAGTTATAGAATTGGTTGGATAAGAGCTGATGAAAAATTAATTCAATCTATTATGATTATAAAAGAGAGTATTGATTTACACTCAAGTGGATTTTCACAATATATACTTGCAGAATATTTAAAAGATGAAGCTAAATATGAAAAACATCTTCAAGAAATAAGAGATGACTACAATAAAAAAGCATCTTATTTTTCAGAACAATTAAACTTAATAATGCCAGAGTTTAAACACGAAAAACCAAAAGGTGGGATGTTTTTATATGGAACTTTTGGACAAGGAGTTGATACTTTTGCACTTGTTCAAGAGTGCTTAAAGAAAAAAGTAGTTTATGTTCCTGGAAACCAATTTTATATAGATAAAATTCCAAATGGTGAGATAAGATTTAACTACACACACTCAAACTTTGAGCAAATTGAAAAAGGTATTAAACTTATTAAAAGTTGTTTGTAA
- a CDS encoding AraC family transcriptional regulator, giving the protein MKRVTFEKRAKISNDVMNYIYEYIDTDINIDELCLTLKISKFHLHRIFKEEFGKNIYESIKSIRLQKAANLLITNKYSTITDISKMTGYSSQTSFLRSFKQRFLMTPKEWKNGGYKEYSNKIVEKISTNSQTIDFSNIEPSIVKMPEIKGYYIRHKGYDKSIKKTWQKLQTWIYTNDIKEYKQMALHHDNPIITPLEDCQYIAIVVLEDKEKAYQDFLLPSLIIPKGIYAKFSLSGKYGDVIKLIQWVYHTWLIKSGYETTPSPSYTIYHKNHFLSDDGEFILDYYLPIRYV; this is encoded by the coding sequence ATGAAAAGAGTTACCTTCGAAAAACGAGCCAAAATATCAAATGATGTGATGAATTATATTTATGAATATATAGATACAGATATAAATATAGATGAGTTATGTTTGACTTTGAAAATAAGTAAATTTCATCTTCATAGAATTTTTAAAGAAGAGTTTGGTAAAAATATTTATGAAAGTATAAAATCAATAAGATTGCAAAAAGCTGCAAATTTGCTTATTACAAATAAATATTCAACTATAACAGATATTTCAAAAATGACAGGATATAGCTCTCAAACTTCATTTTTAAGAAGTTTTAAACAAAGATTTTTAATGACACCAAAAGAGTGGAAAAATGGTGGTTATAAAGAGTATTCAAATAAAATAGTTGAAAAAATATCTACAAATAGTCAAACAATAGATTTTTCAAATATAGAACCAAGTATTGTAAAAATGCCAGAAATAAAAGGGTATTATATAAGACATAAAGGATATGATAAAAGTATTAAAAAAACTTGGCAAAAACTTCAAACTTGGATATATACAAATGATATAAAAGAGTATAAACAAATGGCTCTTCATCATGATAATCCTATTATTACACCACTTGAAGATTGTCAATATATTGCGATTGTTGTTCTAGAAGACAAAGAAAAAGCTTATCAAGATTTTTTACTTCCAAGTTTAATTATTCCAAAAGGAATTTATGCAAAATTTTCTTTAAGTGGAAAATATGGAGATGTTATAAAGCTAATTCAGTGGGTTTACCATACTTGGCTAATAAAAAGTGGTTATGAAACAACACCTAGCCCATCTTATACGATTTACCATAAAAACCATTTTTTAAGTGATGATGGAGAGTTTATTTTGGATTATTATTTACCTATTAGGTATGTTTAA
- a CDS encoding NUDIX hydrolase, translated as MNNTSIEYIFDFKTSLDPYNGLTIQSEDLPKTKEEFETNLANLIDEVKDKRNLIWIYIDIKKSSFISIATNFGFTFHSCNSDYLLLVKVLKENAIVPTLANHTLGVGAVVINKKNEILLIKEQIRNEYYKLPGGHIDDAEMITTALSREVFEETGVVVEFEKIISLGHFYPHQFHKSNLYVLCKAIPKSTKIDIKDKEEISEAIWLNVDEMFIRDDIHNYTKAIVEAAVKSGGLYMSETPILNHLKNEFELFFSKNK; from the coding sequence ATGAATAATACAAGTATTGAATATATATTCGATTTTAAAACAAGTCTTGATCCATATAATGGTTTGACTATACAAAGTGAAGATTTACCTAAAACAAAAGAAGAGTTTGAAACTAATTTAGCTAATTTGATAGATGAAGTAAAAGATAAAAGAAATCTAATTTGGATTTATATAGATATAAAAAAATCATCATTTATTTCAATAGCTACAAATTTTGGTTTTACTTTTCACTCTTGTAATAGTGATTATTTACTTTTAGTAAAAGTTTTAAAAGAAAATGCAATAGTTCCAACTTTAGCAAATCACACTTTAGGAGTTGGTGCGGTTGTTATAAATAAAAAAAATGAGATACTTTTGATAAAAGAGCAAATACGAAATGAGTATTATAAACTTCCTGGTGGACATATTGATGATGCTGAGATGATAACAACTGCTTTAAGTAGAGAAGTTTTTGAAGAAACTGGAGTTGTTGTAGAATTTGAGAAGATTATCTCTTTGGGACACTTTTATCCACATCAATTTCATAAGTCAAATTTGTATGTTTTATGTAAAGCTATTCCCAAAAGTACAAAAATTGATATAAAAGATAAAGAAGAAATTAGTGAAGCTATTTGGCTAAATGTTGATGAAATGTTTATTCGAGATGATATTCATAACTATACAAAAGCTATCGTAGAAGCTGCTGTAAAAAGTGGTGGTTTATATATGAGTGAAACTCCAATTTTAAATCATCTTAAAAATGAATTTGAACTGTTTTTTTCTAAAAACAAGTAA
- a CDS encoding RidA family protein, producing the protein MKKIVSTPDAPSAIGPYNQATTFEKLVFTSGQIALDPKTMDIVSGGVQEQTKQVMENLKAVLEEAGSSFENVLKTTCYLSDMDNFVAFNEIYGQYFKGETAPARSTVAVKTLPKNVLVEVDTIAFKN; encoded by the coding sequence ATGAAAAAAATAGTAAGTACACCAGATGCACCAAGCGCAATAGGACCCTATAATCAAGCAACAACTTTTGAAAAGTTAGTATTTACTTCAGGACAAATCGCACTTGACCCAAAAACTATGGATATAGTAAGTGGTGGAGTTCAAGAGCAAACAAAACAAGTTATGGAAAATCTAAAAGCTGTATTAGAAGAAGCTGGAAGTTCTTTTGAAAATGTTTTAAAAACAACTTGTTATTTATCTGATATGGATAACTTTGTAGCTTTCAATGAAATCTATGGTCAATACTTCAAAGGTGAAACTGCACCTGCAAGAAGTACAGTTGCTGTTAAAACATTACCAAAAAATGTTTTAGTTGAAGTAGATACAATAGCTTTTAAAAACTAA
- a CDS encoding DMT family transporter yields the protein MKISQSNIGIIYIGLCIFLWSLLGIFVKFAQSNLDHYQYMFYSSAFSFLSLLVLSIINKNLKEIFTYSKKILLFLFALGFLDFTFYLLLYFGYHHANSLEVLVIQYTWPIFIVILSLIILKEEFTKRKLFAVILGFIGVSLVITKGNISSLSFESVDVLLIVMLSAFCFALFSVLSKKVKIDAINAVMIYFFAATIYSFISMQTFSSFVLPTSKDWISILVNGIFINGISYVFWIKGLQIFDASKVAPFTFIIPILSAFFLILVFDEPILMIYFVGLAFVIFAGLINSLKNKKQ from the coding sequence ATGAAAATATCACAATCAAATATAGGAATAATATATATTGGATTATGTATTTTTCTTTGGTCACTGCTTGGCATTTTTGTAAAATTTGCACAATCAAACCTAGACCATTATCAATATATGTTTTATTCATCAGCTTTTTCATTTTTATCACTGTTAGTTTTATCAATCATAAATAAAAATTTAAAAGAAATTTTTACATATTCGAAAAAAATTCTTTTATTTTTATTTGCATTAGGATTTTTAGATTTTACATTTTATTTACTTCTATATTTTGGATATCACCATGCAAATTCTTTAGAAGTCTTAGTTATCCAATATACTTGGCCAATTTTTATAGTAATTTTATCTTTAATCATTTTAAAAGAAGAGTTCACAAAAAGAAAACTTTTCGCTGTTATATTAGGATTTATTGGAGTTAGTTTAGTTATAACAAAAGGCAATATTTCATCTCTTAGTTTTGAATCCGTAGATGTTTTGTTGATAGTTATGTTATCTGCTTTTTGTTTTGCTCTATTTTCTGTTTTAAGTAAAAAAGTTAAAATTGATGCCATAAACGCCGTTATGATTTATTTTTTTGCGGCAACAATTTATTCATTTATAAGTATGCAAACTTTTTCAAGTTTTGTTTTACCAACATCAAAAGATTGGATTAGTATTTTAGTAAATGGAATTTTTATAAACGGTATATCTTATGTATTTTGGATAAAAGGACTTCAAATTTTTGATGCTTCAAAAGTAGCACCATTTACATTTATAATTCCTATTTTATCAGCATTTTTTCTAATTTTAGTTTTTGATGAACCAATTTTAATGATTTATTTTGTAGGACTTGCTTTTGTAATATTTGCAGGATTAATAAATAGTTTAAAAAATAAAAAACAATAA
- a CDS encoding helix-hairpin-helix domain-containing protein: MNNHLIENLKEKTNFSSKVISNIIKLLDEGCTIPFIARYRKDFTDGATDEQLRIFEEVYEYSKKLLVRKEEIIALLKEKNFLNEKVLKNLESATTLQACEDIYAPFKEKKSSRTTAAIENGLEPLANIIQSMKYSLEEINQKAKQFLNENVSNIDEAINGAKDIIAQRYADDFKSKEVLRNLIANWGILEVKATKELDKNGLYASFVDSNEKIKYIKSHRVLAILRGVNEKQLLIKVEIDENHILENIKKYKIPTNSASSKELVFDAYKDGLKRLLLPSLKREAITALKEKASSEAIELFGKNLKELLLTAPLVNQVILGMDPGYKTGCKLAVIDENGLYLDSAVIYPTKPKEDIVSSSKVVLDLIKKYKITTIAIGNGTASRETANFINELIKQNDLKINYAIVSEIGASVYSASKIAIEEYPNLDVTIRGAISIASRLRDPMAALVKIDPKSLGIGQYQHDVNQKELALKLENITIDLVNKVGVDLNSASYKLLSFISGITEKLAKNIVEHRNKIKKFNTKNELLKVKGIGEKAYEQCVGFLRIKDGNSILDNTAIHPEDYEVTAKLQKSYKIEEIKDFEKVSNEINTSLLKLKDIVTELLKPGYDVRTEFNQVKFANDILDINDLKEGYVLSGIVRNITDFGAFVDIGLKNDALLHISQISEKRISHASEVLSINQNLENLKVISVDLEKQRVGLSLK; encoded by the coding sequence TTGAACAATCATTTAATAGAAAATTTAAAAGAAAAAACAAATTTTTCATCTAAAGTAATTTCAAATATCATAAAACTTTTAGATGAAGGTTGTACTATACCATTTATCGCAAGATATAGAAAAGATTTTACAGATGGTGCTACAGATGAACAACTTCGTATCTTTGAAGAAGTTTATGAATACTCTAAAAAACTTCTTGTGCGAAAAGAAGAGATAATAGCTCTTTTAAAAGAGAAAAATTTTTTAAATGAGAAAGTTTTAAAAAACCTTGAAAGTGCAACAACACTTCAAGCTTGTGAAGATATTTATGCTCCATTTAAAGAGAAAAAATCTTCAAGAACAACAGCTGCTATTGAAAATGGCTTAGAACCTTTGGCAAATATAATTCAAAGTATGAAATACTCACTTGAAGAGATAAATCAAAAAGCAAAACAATTTTTAAATGAAAATGTTTCAAATATTGATGAAGCAATAAATGGTGCAAAAGATATCATCGCACAAAGATATGCAGATGATTTTAAATCAAAAGAGGTTTTAAGAAACCTAATAGCAAATTGGGGAATACTTGAAGTTAAAGCAACTAAAGAGCTTGATAAAAATGGTCTTTATGCTTCATTTGTAGATAGTAATGAAAAAATAAAATATATAAAATCTCATAGAGTTTTAGCAATATTAAGAGGTGTAAATGAAAAACAACTCTTAATAAAAGTTGAAATTGATGAGAATCATATTTTAGAAAATATTAAAAAATATAAAATCCCAACAAATTCAGCCTCTTCAAAAGAGTTGGTTTTTGATGCTTACAAAGATGGACTAAAAAGACTACTTCTTCCAAGTCTAAAAAGAGAAGCAATAACAGCTTTAAAAGAAAAAGCAAGTAGTGAAGCCATAGAACTTTTTGGAAAAAATCTAAAAGAGTTACTTCTTACTGCACCACTTGTAAATCAAGTGATTTTAGGAATGGATCCAGGATATAAAACTGGTTGTAAATTGGCAGTTATTGATGAAAATGGACTTTATTTAGATAGTGCTGTTATCTATCCAACAAAACCAAAAGAGGATATAGTAAGCTCATCAAAAGTTGTATTAGATTTAATCAAAAAATATAAAATCACAACTATTGCAATAGGAAATGGAACAGCTTCAAGAGAAACTGCAAATTTTATAAATGAATTAATCAAACAAAATGATTTAAAAATAAACTATGCAATCGTTAGTGAAATAGGAGCTAGTGTTTATTCTGCTTCAAAAATTGCTATTGAAGAGTATCCAAACCTTGATGTTACAATAAGAGGTGCTATTTCTATTGCTTCAAGGCTTCGAGATCCTATGGCAGCTTTAGTAAAAATCGACCCAAAATCTTTGGGTATTGGTCAATATCAACATGATGTAAACCAAAAAGAGTTAGCTTTAAAACTTGAAAATATAACAATTGATTTGGTAAATAAAGTTGGAGTTGATTTAAACTCTGCTTCATATAAACTTCTATCTTTTATATCTGGTATTACTGAAAAGTTAGCAAAAAATATAGTAGAACATAGAAATAAAATCAAAAAGTTTAATACTAAAAATGAACTACTTAAAGTAAAAGGTATTGGAGAAAAAGCATATGAACAATGTGTTGGATTTTTAAGAATCAAAGATGGGAACTCTATCTTGGATAACACTGCAATTCACCCAGAAGATTATGAAGTAACTGCAAAACTACAAAAATCTTATAAAATTGAAGAGATAAAAGATTTTGAAAAAGTTTCAAATGAGATAAATACAAGTTTACTAAAACTAAAAGATATCGTAACTGAACTTTTAAAACCTGGATATGATGTAAGAACTGAGTTTAATCAAGTAAAATTTGCAAATGATATTTTAGATATAAATGATTTAAAAGAAGGCTATGTTTTAAGTGGAATTGTAAGAAACATTACTGATTTTGGTGCTTTTGTTGATATTGGACTAAAAAATGATGCCCTACTTCATATCTCACAAATAAGTGAAAAAAGAATCTCTCATGCAAGTGAAGTTTTAAGTATAAATCAAAATCTTGAAAATCTAAAAGTAATAAGTGTGGATTTAGAAAAACAAAGAGTTGGGTTGAGTTTAAAATGA
- a CDS encoding ester cyclase codes for MKKLTNKELVKLYYDELWNKHKKEYIDIVFDDNITFHGSLDITVKGKKEFEKYMDSMITAIPNLFHSIITMVCEEDNIAVRALYNGRHTGKLLDYEPTNNKITYNGASFFKFKDGKIIDIWVLGDLKTLIQQLS; via the coding sequence ATGAAGAAATTGACTAATAAAGAATTAGTAAAACTATATTATGATGAATTATGGAATAAACACAAAAAAGAGTATATTGATATCGTATTTGATGATAATATCACTTTTCACGGTTCATTAGATATAACTGTAAAAGGGAAAAAAGAGTTTGAAAAATATATGGATAGTATGATAACTGCTATTCCAAATCTTTTTCATAGTATTATAACAATGGTTTGTGAAGAAGATAATATCGCTGTAAGAGCTTTATACAATGGAAGACACACGGGTAAATTACTTGATTATGAACCAACTAACAATAAAATCACTTATAATGGTGCTTCATTTTTTAAATTTAAAGATGGAAAAATCATAGATATTTGGGTACTTGGTGATTTAAAAACACTTATTCAACAACTTTCATAA